A DNA window from Luteolibacter luteus contains the following coding sequences:
- a CDS encoding MDR family MFS transporter, producing the protein MSTKPEHTTLLQDLKALPGQYWILFSGTLVNRFGHFVIPFLAIYLRQQGFDAKITSLTMGSYGAGALLAGVIGGYLADRLGRKNTMLISCGGAASFMMLLSQAHTVPSLVITTFMTGLLTAMYGPAASALIADLIPPALRVRAFSCQRLAINFGFAAGMATAGFMATRSFFALFVADAATTLILGLTVLFGIRPRIVAARQNSGWGHALRHMRGNRPFQLAVVASLLIGIVFWQMSSSYGLQATEGAGLDERAYGLLMALNGILIVFLELPLTSYTKRLSPVLMMALGYAIIGLGMGMNALGASLPVLASSMIVLTAGEMIAFPVNNGYMAALAPDEMRGRYQGVISISWSVATMIGPSAGISLYQANPTLLWIATLVLSLIAAGLMLATKPGLEEGKP; encoded by the coding sequence ATGAGCACGAAGCCCGAACACACGACCCTCTTGCAGGACCTCAAGGCCTTGCCGGGACAGTATTGGATCCTTTTCAGCGGGACCTTGGTAAACCGCTTCGGGCACTTCGTGATCCCGTTCCTGGCGATCTATCTCCGGCAGCAAGGCTTCGATGCGAAGATCACGAGCCTCACAATGGGCTCTTACGGAGCAGGAGCCCTGCTCGCCGGGGTCATTGGAGGCTATCTAGCGGATCGCTTGGGTAGGAAGAACACCATGCTGATTTCCTGTGGTGGAGCTGCGAGCTTCATGATGCTGCTATCGCAGGCCCATACCGTCCCCTCGCTGGTGATCACGACCTTCATGACAGGGCTTTTGACTGCGATGTATGGGCCGGCAGCGAGCGCCTTGATTGCGGATCTCATTCCTCCGGCACTGCGGGTGCGGGCATTCTCATGCCAGCGGCTGGCGATCAACTTCGGCTTCGCGGCGGGCATGGCCACGGCGGGCTTCATGGCGACTCGTTCCTTCTTTGCGCTCTTTGTGGCGGATGCGGCGACGACCTTGATTCTTGGTCTCACCGTGCTGTTCGGGATCAGGCCGAGAATCGTGGCCGCACGGCAGAATAGCGGCTGGGGACATGCCCTACGGCACATGCGGGGAAACAGGCCTTTCCAGCTAGCGGTCGTGGCGTCCCTGCTGATCGGCATCGTGTTCTGGCAGATGAGCAGCAGTTACGGACTTCAGGCGACGGAAGGAGCGGGTCTCGATGAAAGGGCTTATGGCCTCCTCATGGCGCTAAACGGGATATTGATCGTGTTCCTTGAGCTGCCGTTGACGAGCTACACGAAGCGGCTTTCACCGGTCCTGATGATGGCGCTTGGCTATGCCATCATCGGCCTCGGCATGGGCATGAATGCCCTAGGAGCATCCCTACCCGTGCTGGCATCGAGCATGATCGTGCTGACCGCGGGAGAGATGATCGCTTTTCCCGTGAACAATGGCTACATGGCCGCGCTTGCTCCGGATGAAATGCGCGGCAGATACCAAGGCGTGATTTCGATCTCCTGGAGCGTCGCGACGATGATCGGACCCTCCGCCGGTATCTCACTCTATCAGGCGAATCCCACCCTGTTGTGGATCGCGACCTTGGTGTTGTCGTTGATCGCAGCGGGTCTGATGTTGGCTACCAAGCCGGGCCTCGAAGAGGGGAAACCGTGA
- a CDS encoding phosphate ABC transporter substrate-binding/OmpA family protein has translation MLPDIMTKLGKIVFTVIVLLLAGFAVTRMLGKKDQRDHGSGSHASEATRASDASADQAESPVSSFDFIAPGKAPQLPSPRPYTPQNEIITVNLSEYAGYAGLIVANGGLEPNDNSWFAKNAGFKLKITLSEEDSWADLQDGKFAATATTVDVLSNYGRQWQCVVPAQVSWSRGADGIIVRKDIKRVNDLKGKTIATAPFSEAEFFIRYLAQEAGLPVKRLDGPELPRDPEAVNLVFLEDAFDAGDAFLADLKAGGHQLDGCVTWAPKTTEIVEQSGGDARQLVDNRNLLVIADILVFNKGFAQAKPEIVQKIVEGMLLFNDRVRANPEPHLQTIATAFKQYEWTVESTRQELAKVHLSNLPENLAFFRGAIDAAGSFASVFQTANLAYGSELQPSPVAASFFADTKALEALEKEGTLSSQVASIKPIKTSEQAPIEQDPLLTRDIRFYFLPNSAELDMNKKENHDFLSNVNHLLGVSPGSMILLRGHVDDMQKESFRKQGEAFLRKMSLKAMELSTQRAEEVKKRLVEKYPDITPDRLEVVGRGWEEPAGKNPDLNRRVEVQWFTVE, from the coding sequence ATGCTCCCCGACATCATGACCAAGCTCGGAAAAATCGTATTCACTGTCATCGTCCTGCTCCTCGCAGGATTTGCGGTGACGAGGATGCTCGGGAAGAAAGACCAGCGCGACCACGGGTCGGGCAGCCATGCGAGCGAAGCAACCCGGGCCTCGGACGCTTCCGCAGATCAGGCGGAATCCCCGGTTTCCTCCTTCGATTTCATCGCGCCGGGGAAAGCTCCGCAACTCCCCTCTCCCCGCCCTTATACGCCCCAAAATGAGATCATCACCGTCAACCTCTCCGAGTACGCGGGCTATGCCGGCCTCATCGTGGCCAATGGCGGTCTCGAACCGAATGACAACTCTTGGTTCGCCAAGAATGCGGGCTTCAAGCTGAAGATCACCCTCAGCGAGGAAGACTCTTGGGCGGATCTTCAGGACGGCAAGTTCGCCGCTACCGCCACCACCGTGGACGTGCTCTCAAACTACGGCCGCCAATGGCAGTGCGTGGTGCCCGCCCAAGTCTCATGGTCCCGCGGTGCCGACGGCATCATCGTGCGGAAGGACATCAAGCGGGTGAACGACCTGAAGGGGAAAACCATCGCCACGGCCCCCTTTAGCGAGGCCGAATTCTTTATCCGCTATCTAGCCCAAGAAGCCGGGCTGCCGGTAAAGCGTCTCGATGGTCCCGAACTCCCTCGGGATCCCGAGGCCGTGAACCTCGTCTTCCTCGAAGACGCTTTTGATGCCGGAGATGCCTTCCTTGCCGATCTCAAGGCAGGCGGCCATCAACTCGATGGCTGCGTGACGTGGGCCCCTAAAACCACGGAGATCGTGGAGCAGTCCGGCGGTGATGCCCGCCAACTTGTGGACAATCGAAACCTGCTGGTGATCGCGGATATCCTCGTGTTCAACAAGGGCTTCGCCCAAGCCAAGCCGGAGATCGTGCAAAAGATCGTGGAAGGCATGCTGCTTTTCAACGATCGCGTGCGTGCGAATCCCGAGCCCCACCTGCAGACGATCGCCACCGCCTTCAAGCAATACGAGTGGACCGTAGAGAGCACCCGTCAGGAATTGGCGAAGGTCCACCTTTCCAATCTACCTGAGAACCTGGCATTTTTCCGCGGCGCGATCGATGCAGCCGGATCCTTCGCGTCCGTCTTCCAGACGGCGAACCTCGCCTACGGTTCCGAGCTCCAGCCCTCACCGGTGGCGGCCTCTTTCTTCGCCGATACCAAGGCGCTCGAAGCTTTGGAGAAGGAAGGGACGCTCTCTTCCCAAGTTGCCTCCATCAAGCCGATCAAGACCAGCGAGCAGGCCCCCATCGAGCAGGACCCGCTGCTTACCCGCGACATCCGCTTCTACTTCCTGCCGAACAGCGCGGAACTGGATATGAACAAGAAGGAGAACCACGATTTCCTCTCGAACGTGAATCACCTCCTCGGAGTCTCACCCGGCTCGATGATCCTGCTGCGGGGCCACGTGGACGACATGCAAAAGGAGAGCTTCCGCAAGCAAGGCGAAGCCTTTCTCCGCAAGATGTCTTTGAAAGCCATGGAGCTCTCCACCCAGCGCGCGGAGGAAGTGAAGAAACGCTTGGTCGAGAAGTATCCCGACATCACCCCGGACCGCCTCGAAGTCGTCGGCCGTGGCTGGGAAGAACCTGCAGGCAAGAATCCTGATCTCAACCGGCGCGTGGAGGTTCAGTGGTTCACCGTGGAGTAA
- a CDS encoding LysR family transcriptional regulator, translating into MNPSDSKVSPKRVDWPKVDALPDISYRQLEVFSMVCRERSYANAAVELHSTRANIKRVCKEFEDAVGRPLFEEAQGRSLVLTPFAADLLAYVSPLSRVLRKLGDGVRGLHEAGRILKFAAAGEFFRGGLFADFLATLQIADLFRSCFLRIEVKRFRPALLNAECDVYFGIGLDGADRLDAVDLGPVPWVILGGEAAPGGPSDLQGCEWWIAEAGESGAANGLLEDFRKAGAQGGSVLPEAQSLQWLANPALIPADVLFFAPDIAVGLKGRQAGNWPTYRLTACLRRNHPYAELKPRLMAAANGNDHGH; encoded by the coding sequence ATGAACCCCTCTGATTCAAAGGTAAGCCCGAAACGGGTCGATTGGCCCAAAGTCGATGCCCTGCCTGACATCAGCTACCGGCAACTGGAGGTCTTCAGCATGGTTTGCCGGGAGCGATCTTACGCGAATGCCGCCGTGGAACTCCATAGTACCCGCGCCAACATCAAAAGGGTCTGCAAGGAATTCGAAGATGCCGTTGGAAGACCTCTGTTCGAAGAGGCTCAGGGCCGGTCCCTCGTGCTGACGCCTTTCGCCGCGGATCTTTTAGCCTACGTCAGTCCGCTTTCCCGGGTATTGAGAAAGCTGGGAGACGGAGTGCGCGGGCTGCACGAAGCCGGGCGGATCCTGAAATTTGCGGCAGCCGGGGAGTTCTTTCGTGGAGGGCTTTTCGCGGATTTCCTGGCGACCTTGCAGATTGCCGATCTTTTCCGTTCGTGTTTTCTCCGGATCGAGGTGAAGCGTTTCCGGCCGGCACTGTTGAATGCGGAGTGCGACGTGTATTTTGGGATTGGGCTTGATGGAGCGGATCGGTTGGATGCCGTAGATCTGGGACCCGTGCCATGGGTGATCCTCGGGGGGGAAGCAGCTCCCGGGGGACCGTCGGACTTGCAAGGGTGCGAATGGTGGATCGCGGAGGCAGGGGAATCCGGCGCGGCAAATGGCTTGCTCGAAGACTTTCGCAAAGCGGGCGCACAAGGCGGGTCTGTGCTGCCGGAAGCCCAATCGCTCCAGTGGTTGGCGAATCCCGCCCTGATTCCCGCGGATGTTTTGTTTTTTGCTCCCGATATCGCGGTCGGACTCAAGGGGCGCCAGGCGGGAAATTGGCCCACCTATCGGTTGACCGCCTGCCTCCGGCGAAATCATCCCTATGCAGAGTTGAAGCCTCGTCTCATGGCGGCGGCCAACGGAAACGACCATGGACATTGA
- a CDS encoding LysR family transcriptional regulator, with protein MDIDLNSLLVFRHLAETGSFTETGKHWGMSQPSVSLTISKLESAIGLVLFERSPTGAKLTSAGSAFLSHANGVCSAYLEFIDGIRRLDRRMDHQVLVAVDASYFGRILREKIEDGFLPEWPGSKLRFCESDGRWGESLEAARCDVVLAGRFLRAGLSAGIQEAVVRRERGITVAWNPSFYPFDSENFSFPEVLRGTVLVPDRRVVTGFSPFLLRWCEEAYGIQPANLISFPTETEAAAACRAGLGVLLAPGDVMSRLGDGSEELVHVRTFEFLLPEAFTVAVYCRSDEESKEVLEVAATMTKLGRKLFLKDL; from the coding sequence ATGGACATTGATCTCAACAGCCTCTTGGTCTTCCGTCATCTCGCGGAAACCGGGAGTTTCACCGAGACCGGCAAACACTGGGGAATGTCCCAGCCTTCGGTAAGCCTCACCATCTCGAAGTTGGAGTCTGCGATCGGGTTGGTGCTTTTCGAGCGATCGCCTACCGGAGCAAAATTGACCTCGGCGGGATCCGCTTTCCTGAGCCATGCAAATGGCGTTTGTTCGGCCTATCTCGAATTTATCGATGGGATCCGGCGCTTGGACCGGCGCATGGATCATCAGGTTCTGGTTGCCGTGGATGCCTCCTATTTCGGCCGGATCCTCAGGGAAAAGATTGAAGATGGCTTTTTGCCCGAGTGGCCTGGATCAAAGCTCCGCTTCTGCGAGAGTGACGGGCGATGGGGCGAGTCCTTGGAAGCGGCGCGTTGCGATGTGGTCTTGGCCGGACGCTTTCTTCGTGCCGGCTTGTCGGCGGGAATCCAAGAAGCGGTCGTCCGAAGGGAGCGGGGAATTACTGTCGCATGGAATCCGAGTTTCTATCCCTTTGATTCGGAGAATTTCAGTTTTCCGGAGGTGCTTCGTGGCACGGTGCTTGTCCCGGATAGGCGGGTTGTTACCGGTTTTAGCCCCTTCTTGTTGCGGTGGTGCGAGGAGGCTTATGGGATCCAGCCCGCGAATTTGATCAGCTTTCCTACTGAAACCGAGGCGGCCGCGGCCTGCCGCGCAGGCTTGGGAGTGTTGCTTGCTCCCGGTGATGTGATGTCGCGTTTGGGGGACGGTTCGGAGGAGTTGGTCCACGTCAGGACTTTTGAGTTCCTCCTGCCGGAAGCCTTCACGGTCGCGGTTTATTGCCGGAGTGATGAGGAGTCGAAGGAGGTGCTGGAAGTCGCCGCGACCATGACGAAGCTCGGCCGGAAGCTCTTCCTGAAAGATTTATAG
- a CDS encoding DUF3616 domain-containing protein — MKITTRIFGTLALAMLPLASKAEGIHRMEFLPDEWHLAGFENSLDLSGIAAANPQQCLVGSDESFYIQPGVIDHAKKRIESKRPIALSIQNTGKGGMEVDIEGVAFSPEDQAYYVVGSHGLGKKKGDFQPDRHAVYQVPVDQGGKVLRDKIRRTSLLPWLEKTPVLEDHVKQPLQQNGLNIEGLTYAKGKLFFGLRAPNKNGRGFVIELAPNDLFTGKPGKLQVHDISIPKGRGIREIAAVKDGFIILSGNASAEASKKIPVTMAPGPDDRFDVYFWNGTDASDCVKLGSLPQNGGKAEALLILEDMRDHVDMLVIFDGLQGGEPMTVRFHR; from the coding sequence ATGAAAATCACCACACGCATTTTCGGAACACTCGCGCTGGCGATGCTGCCGCTCGCCTCAAAGGCCGAAGGAATCCACCGCATGGAATTCCTCCCGGACGAATGGCATCTGGCCGGGTTTGAAAACTCGCTCGACCTGAGCGGAATCGCTGCGGCCAATCCCCAGCAATGCCTGGTTGGCAGCGATGAGTCCTTCTACATCCAGCCTGGGGTGATCGATCACGCCAAGAAGCGGATCGAGTCAAAGCGTCCGATCGCTCTTTCGATCCAGAATACCGGAAAGGGTGGTATGGAAGTGGACATCGAGGGGGTAGCCTTCTCACCGGAGGACCAAGCCTACTATGTCGTCGGCTCCCACGGTCTCGGGAAGAAGAAGGGAGACTTCCAGCCGGACCGGCATGCGGTTTATCAAGTGCCGGTCGATCAGGGCGGCAAGGTGCTGAGGGATAAAATCCGCCGCACCAGCTTGCTGCCATGGCTGGAAAAGACGCCGGTGCTGGAGGATCACGTGAAGCAGCCGCTCCAGCAGAATGGCCTGAACATCGAGGGCCTCACCTACGCAAAGGGAAAGCTTTTCTTCGGCTTGCGGGCTCCAAACAAGAACGGCCGGGGCTTCGTGATCGAGTTGGCTCCGAACGATCTTTTTACGGGGAAGCCCGGCAAGCTCCAGGTCCATGACATTTCGATTCCGAAGGGCCGGGGCATCCGGGAAATCGCAGCAGTAAAGGATGGGTTCATCATTCTGTCGGGAAACGCCAGCGCCGAGGCTTCAAAGAAGATCCCGGTGACGATGGCTCCCGGTCCGGATGATCGCTTCGATGTCTATTTCTGGAACGGCACGGATGCCTCCGACTGCGTGAAGCTCGGCAGTCTGCCGCAGAATGGAGGCAAGGCGGAAGCCCTGTTGATTCTAGAGGACATGCGAGACCACGTGGACATGCTCGTCATTTTCGACGGCTTGCAGGGAGGCGAACCGATGACCGTCCGCTTCCACCGCTGA
- a CDS encoding response regulator transcription factor — MRLLIVEDASRLRATLGQALTRMGHAVDLAENGDEGDIMGRTTKYDAVVLDRMMPGKDGLEVLRGWRRDGIDTPVLLLTALDGIEEKVRGLGDGADDYLTKPFALAELVARLEALSRRRYAQPDPKVNVGPLEIDTAAKAVRREGEDISLTAREFALLECLARRPGQVLSREQIEAQLYAELDGPLSNAVDSAICSLRRKVSPPGTPPLIHTRRGLGYVLEA, encoded by the coding sequence ATGAGACTTTTGATCGTAGAAGATGCCTCCCGCCTGCGCGCCACGCTCGGGCAGGCGCTGACGCGGATGGGCCATGCTGTCGACCTCGCGGAGAATGGCGATGAGGGCGATATTATGGGGCGCACCACGAAGTATGATGCGGTGGTGCTGGACCGGATGATGCCGGGAAAGGATGGGCTGGAGGTCTTGCGCGGCTGGCGACGCGATGGAATCGATACACCGGTCCTGCTGCTCACCGCGCTGGATGGGATTGAGGAAAAAGTCAGGGGACTCGGCGATGGCGCGGATGATTATCTGACGAAGCCCTTTGCCCTCGCGGAACTCGTCGCACGTCTGGAAGCGCTTTCCCGCCGCCGCTATGCGCAGCCGGATCCGAAGGTGAACGTCGGGCCGCTGGAGATCGACACAGCGGCCAAGGCGGTGAGACGGGAGGGGGAAGATATCTCTCTGACGGCCCGTGAATTCGCTCTCTTGGAATGCTTGGCGCGTCGGCCAGGCCAAGTCCTCAGCCGCGAACAAATCGAAGCCCAGCTCTACGCCGAGCTGGACGGACCGCTGAGCAATGCGGTGGACTCCGCCATCTGTTCCCTGCGCCGGAAGGTCAGTCCGCCCGGCACTCCGCCGCTGATCCACACCCGCCGCGGATTGGGCTACGTGCTCGAAGCATGA
- a CDS encoding sensor histidine kinase, producing the protein MISIRWRLTILLCLAMGTLLVATGVGVFFGMRHMLREQFDATLTAKATALITASEIDDGEFEIDLTVQDFAGFGSEDGDYFEIRRMSGDVFLRSPSLISAKIEIGKEGKPPKNDEARIREAKLGDGRPARFYIQRFYPKDDKKRRYQDLFLIVASPVRGLQIQLALLATVLAVAGSAALLLMVPVIRLGMGSGLRPLDKLSSEVRQIRPENLHQRLATEKLPAELVPVAESLNAWLGRLEASFDRERRFSSHAAHELRTPLAELKSMAELGAMWPEEATPERCAEMVTVANELEALLEKLSLLARADAGRQPVEREEVNLESSIGSVISRLEARAQEKGIRFDRRISGDTISTDPVLWTTILQNLLGNAVSHAPEGSVIAIEASPQGLAVSNPAPDLDREDLERIFERFWRKDDSHSGYGHSGLGMSIVKACAGLLGAECKASLGENGVFRVELGGRAA; encoded by the coding sequence ATGATATCGATCCGCTGGCGCCTCACGATCCTCCTTTGCCTCGCGATGGGCACGCTGCTCGTCGCGACGGGTGTCGGGGTGTTCTTCGGGATGCGGCACATGCTGCGGGAGCAGTTTGATGCCACCCTGACGGCAAAGGCGACGGCGCTGATCACCGCCTCGGAGATCGACGATGGGGAATTCGAGATCGATCTCACCGTCCAGGACTTCGCGGGCTTCGGCTCGGAGGATGGCGACTACTTTGAGATCCGCAGGATGAGTGGGGACGTGTTTCTTCGTTCGCCATCTTTGATTTCCGCGAAGATCGAGATCGGAAAGGAGGGGAAGCCGCCTAAGAACGACGAGGCGCGGATCCGGGAAGCCAAGCTCGGGGATGGTCGGCCTGCTCGCTTCTACATCCAGCGCTTTTATCCGAAGGACGACAAGAAGCGCCGCTACCAGGACCTTTTCCTGATCGTGGCCAGTCCTGTGCGTGGCTTGCAGATCCAGCTCGCGCTGCTGGCTACCGTGCTCGCGGTTGCCGGGAGCGCGGCCTTGCTGCTGATGGTTCCGGTGATCCGGCTCGGGATGGGGAGCGGCTTGCGACCGCTCGACAAGCTTTCCTCGGAGGTTCGGCAGATCCGCCCGGAGAACCTTCATCAGCGTCTCGCTACCGAAAAGCTGCCAGCTGAACTGGTGCCGGTGGCGGAGAGCCTGAATGCCTGGCTCGGTCGGCTGGAGGCGTCGTTTGATCGCGAGCGCCGCTTTAGCAGTCACGCGGCGCATGAGTTGCGAACGCCATTGGCCGAGCTGAAGAGCATGGCGGAACTTGGAGCCATGTGGCCGGAGGAGGCGACACCGGAGCGCTGTGCCGAGATGGTGACGGTAGCGAATGAGCTGGAAGCGCTCTTGGAGAAGCTCTCCTTGCTAGCCCGAGCGGACGCAGGGCGTCAGCCGGTGGAGAGGGAAGAGGTGAATCTGGAATCGAGCATCGGGTCGGTCATCTCCCGTCTGGAGGCGCGGGCTCAAGAGAAGGGGATTCGCTTCGATCGCCGCATCTCCGGAGACACGATCAGCACGGATCCGGTGCTGTGGACGACCATTCTGCAGAACCTTCTGGGGAATGCTGTGTCGCACGCTCCCGAGGGATCGGTGATCGCGATTGAAGCCTCGCCGCAAGGACTTGCAGTGAGCAATCCGGCACCGGACTTGGATCGGGAAGATCTGGAGAGGATCTTCGAGCGCTTCTGGCGGAAGGATGACTCGCACAGCGGCTACGGGCACTCGGGGCTGGGGATGTCCATCGTCAAGGCATGCGCCGGGCTGCTGGGTGCCGAGTGCAAGGCGAGCCTGGGCGAAAATGGTGTGTTCCGGGTTGAGCTCGGGGGGCGGGCGGCCTGA
- a CDS encoding glucose-6-phosphate isomerase, with protein MSWSNYASTLIRYPQFGFSLDTSLMDLDDAFLSKMAPKVEKAFADIAAIESGAIANPDEGRMVGHYWLRKPELAPTQELRDAVTKPLAALKVFAEKVHTGQVKPPGGGIFQRILLIGIGGSALGPQLVAEAIGHNARMPIHFFDNTDPAGIDRVLSDIGVAGLAHTLVVVISKSGGTPETRNGMVEAKAAYDAAGMDFGKHAVAVTGEGSKLDHFATQQGFIARFPMEDWVGGRTSVMSTVGLVPAALQGIDIDSFLAGAAAMDAETRKHDAAKNASMRLALAWYAAGNGKGEKDMVVLPYKDSLVLFSKYLQQLVMESLGKELDLAGNKVNQGIAVYGNKGSTDQHAYVQQLRDGVPNFFATLIEVRKGRHGESIEVEPGNSSADYLQGFLRGTRKALYDSGRKSITISIPEVTPFQLGVLIALFERAVSFYASLVNINAYHQPGVEAGKKAAAVFLDLLGAVRSRLISEAKTAQEIAFETDADAEDIYHCLTHLAANGEAQIAIGSNPAEDTFSL; from the coding sequence ATGTCCTGGTCCAACTACGCTTCCACACTCATCCGCTATCCTCAGTTCGGCTTCTCGCTGGACACCTCCCTGATGGATCTTGACGACGCCTTCCTGTCGAAAATGGCGCCGAAGGTGGAGAAAGCATTCGCTGACATCGCAGCCATCGAAAGCGGTGCGATCGCCAACCCCGACGAAGGCCGCATGGTCGGCCACTACTGGCTGCGCAAGCCGGAGCTCGCTCCGACCCAAGAGTTGCGCGACGCCGTAACCAAGCCGCTCGCCGCCTTGAAGGTTTTCGCCGAAAAGGTTCACACCGGCCAAGTGAAACCACCGGGTGGGGGCATCTTCCAGCGCATCCTTCTCATTGGCATCGGCGGCTCCGCCCTCGGCCCACAGCTTGTGGCTGAAGCGATCGGTCACAATGCCCGCATGCCGATCCATTTCTTCGACAATACCGACCCTGCTGGCATCGACCGCGTGCTCTCCGATATCGGCGTGGCCGGCCTCGCCCACACGCTGGTGGTGGTCATCTCCAAGTCCGGCGGCACTCCGGAAACCCGCAATGGCATGGTTGAAGCCAAGGCCGCCTATGACGCCGCGGGCATGGACTTCGGCAAGCACGCCGTGGCCGTGACCGGCGAAGGATCGAAGCTCGACCACTTCGCGACGCAACAAGGCTTCATCGCCCGTTTCCCCATGGAAGACTGGGTCGGCGGACGCACTTCCGTGATGTCCACCGTGGGCCTCGTCCCCGCCGCGCTCCAAGGCATCGACATCGACTCTTTCCTCGCCGGTGCCGCCGCGATGGATGCGGAAACCCGCAAGCACGATGCGGCCAAGAACGCATCCATGCGTCTCGCGCTCGCTTGGTATGCTGCTGGCAATGGCAAGGGTGAGAAAGACATGGTCGTCCTTCCCTACAAGGACTCGCTCGTCCTGTTTTCCAAGTATCTCCAGCAGCTCGTCATGGAGTCCCTCGGCAAGGAACTCGACCTCGCCGGCAACAAGGTAAACCAAGGCATTGCCGTCTACGGCAACAAGGGTTCCACCGACCAGCACGCCTACGTGCAACAGCTTCGCGACGGTGTGCCGAACTTCTTCGCGACCCTGATCGAAGTCCGCAAGGGCCGCCACGGCGAGTCGATCGAAGTCGAGCCGGGCAATAGCTCCGCCGACTACTTGCAGGGCTTCCTTCGCGGGACCCGCAAGGCCCTCTACGACTCCGGACGCAAGTCGATCACGATCTCGATCCCGGAGGTCACCCCGTTCCAGCTCGGCGTCCTCATCGCCCTCTTCGAACGCGCGGTGTCCTTCTACGCCTCTTTGGTGAACATCAACGCCTATCACCAGCCCGGCGTGGAGGCAGGCAAGAAGGCCGCTGCCGTCTTCCTCGATCTCCTCGGCGCAGTACGCAGCCGCCTGATTTCGGAAGCGAAGACCGCCCAGGAAATCGCCTTCGAAACCGATGCCGATGCAGAAGACATCTATCACTGCCTGACCCACCTCGCTGCCAACGGCGAAGCCCAGATCGCCATCGGCTCGAACCCGGCGGAAGATACCTTCTCGCTGTAA
- a CDS encoding adenine phosphoribosyltransferase has protein sequence MPSPDSLRSAIRDVVDFPKPGIIFKDITPILSDAGLFRDSITLLCDTAGGQKIDKVVGIDARGFIFAAAVADRLGAGFVPVRKKGKLPWETRQMSYSLEYGESVVEIHRDAVAPGETVLLIDDLLATGGTAAAALALLDQLGANVVGVAFLLELGFLNGREKLGGHKIESILVFD, from the coding sequence ATGCCTTCCCCGGACTCCCTGCGCTCCGCCATCCGTGATGTCGTCGATTTCCCGAAGCCGGGAATCATCTTCAAGGACATCACGCCGATCCTGAGTGACGCAGGTCTCTTCCGTGACTCGATCACCCTCCTCTGCGATACCGCGGGCGGCCAGAAAATCGACAAGGTGGTCGGCATCGATGCCCGCGGCTTCATTTTCGCGGCAGCCGTGGCGGATCGCCTCGGCGCCGGTTTCGTCCCGGTGCGGAAAAAAGGAAAGCTTCCATGGGAAACGCGGCAGATGTCCTACTCCTTGGAATACGGTGAATCCGTGGTGGAGATCCACCGCGATGCTGTGGCACCGGGGGAAACCGTCCTCCTGATCGATGACCTGCTCGCCACCGGCGGCACCGCTGCAGCGGCGCTGGCCCTGCTCGACCAATTGGGCGCGAATGTCGTCGGCGTGGCATTCCTCTTGGAACTCGGTTTCCTGAACGGCCGGGAAAAACTCGGCGGTCACAAGATCGAGTCGATTCTCGTATTTGATTGA
- the ccsA gene encoding cytochrome c biogenesis protein CcsA, with translation MDRWFLIAATALAAVGGINGMWTVHRGTRSRWTLTWMVAAFLAQLGFLYYRGQARGACPLVGIGEILAFLAWSLTLFYLAVGPTYRLSLLGVFTAPLVTIIQTVALLPGVWISNPEKMPPTDPWRETHAATSVLSYGALALAAVAGVMFLVLDRQLKDHHLQSGLFRNLPPVRELLKSMVRLLWIGVILLTIGVVAGFMMPRQASGTPHLIAATGVWLSYAALISIRLVRGLTGRRTATMTVLLFIASLSVFALV, from the coding sequence GTGGACCGCTGGTTTCTGATCGCCGCTACCGCCCTCGCAGCCGTGGGCGGGATCAATGGCATGTGGACGGTTCACCGGGGCACGCGGAGCCGCTGGACCCTAACCTGGATGGTGGCGGCTTTTTTGGCCCAGCTCGGTTTCCTCTATTATCGGGGGCAGGCCCGGGGTGCGTGTCCGCTTGTGGGGATCGGGGAGATCCTCGCATTCCTCGCTTGGTCGCTGACACTCTTCTACTTGGCGGTCGGGCCGACCTACCGGCTTTCCCTTCTTGGCGTCTTCACCGCTCCCTTGGTCACGATCATCCAGACCGTCGCGCTTTTGCCGGGTGTCTGGATCTCGAATCCGGAGAAAATGCCGCCCACCGATCCTTGGCGGGAGACCCATGCGGCGACCTCCGTGCTCTCGTACGGTGCACTCGCCTTGGCCGCCGTGGCCGGGGTGATGTTTCTGGTGCTAGACCGGCAGTTGAAAGATCATCACCTCCAGTCCGGTCTTTTTCGCAACCTGCCGCCGGTGAGAGAGCTTCTGAAATCCATGGTCCGCCTGCTTTGGATCGGCGTGATCCTGCTTACGATCGGAGTCGTCGCCGGCTTCATGATGCCCCGGCAGGCATCGGGGACGCCGCACCTGATTGCGGCGACCGGGGTGTGGCTGAGCTATGCAGCGCTGATTTCGATCCGGTTGGTGAGAGGACTGACGGGCCGCAGGACGGCCACCATGACGGTGCTCCTCTTCATTGCTTCTCTTTCGGTTTTTGCCTTGGTGTGA